A single Dermacentor variabilis isolate Ectoservices chromosome 9, ASM5094787v1, whole genome shotgun sequence DNA region contains:
- the LOC142557812 gene encoding uncharacterized protein LOC142557812 isoform X4 has protein sequence MLIKFFLIAQRPSRASEKSLRYWREQTEFITCATHWRRQYELHFSLAGQVGMAMHLGEQDSNCESLVVSQNFVLCQDGLTPCHLMLSLSGNAYFLPAQEELQAIITDQNV, from the exons CGGCCGTCTCGTGCTTCTGAAAAGAGCTTGCGGTATTGGCGTGAACAGACAG AGTTCATCACTTGTGCAACACATTGGCGGAGGCAATATGAACTGCATTTCTCACTAGCTGGACAAGTCGGAATGGCAATGCACCTTGGAGAACAAGACTCGAATTGTGAAAGTCTGGTG GTttcacagaactttgttttatgtcaagatgggctgacaccatgtcacctgatgctgtcactctctg GAAATGCCTATTTTCTGCCTGCCCAGGAGGAGCTCCAAGCAATAATCACAGATCAAAACGTCTGA
- the LOC142557814 gene encoding uncharacterized protein LOC142557814 isoform X2: MAVTEDNTDKLREGVSMDAVLDNVRSNVDETFHRINLLSKQDLRKIMRDARVSKTERLHDNDYVSVQLWVERMHSEKENPLLFFKHQGQPDKK, from the exons ATGGCTGTGACTGAAGACAACACAG ACAAGCTGCGAGAAGGCGTGTCCATGGATGCAGTACTGGATAATGTGCGGTCCAACGTGGATGAGACATTCCACCGCATTAACCTGTTAAGCAAGCAGGATCTCCGCAAAATAATGAGGGATGCCAGAGTCTCGAAGACCGAGCGGCTGCACGATAATGACTATGTGAGCGTGCAACTCTGGGTTGAGAGGATGCATAGTGAAAAGGAAAACCCATTGCTCTTCTttaaacaccaaggacaacctgACAAAAAGTGA
- the LOC142557812 gene encoding uncharacterized protein LOC142557812 isoform X5: protein MLIKFFLIAQRPSRASEKSLRYWREQTEFITCATHWRRQYELHFSLAGQVGMAMHLGEQDSNCESLVVSQNFVLCQDGLTPCHLMLSLSDRFQDMGPLFKAKRREH, encoded by the exons CGGCCGTCTCGTGCTTCTGAAAAGAGCTTGCGGTATTGGCGTGAACAGACAG AGTTCATCACTTGTGCAACACATTGGCGGAGGCAATATGAACTGCATTTCTCACTAGCTGGACAAGTCGGAATGGCAATGCACCTTGGAGAACAAGACTCGAATTGTGAAAGTCTGGTG GTttcacagaactttgttttatgtcaagatgggctgacaccatgtcacctgatgctgtcactctctg atcgctttcaagatatgggcccgcTCTTCAAGGCAAAGCGACGAGAACACTGA
- the LOC142557814 gene encoding uncharacterized protein LOC142557814 isoform X1, with translation MAVTEDNTGVYVVFQFKHRGHDFELGRVFLSKSERAAIADKLREGVSMDAVLDNVRSNVDETFHRINLLSKQDLRKIMRDARVSKTERLHDNDYVSVQLWVERMHSEKENPLLFFKHQGQPDKK, from the exons ATGGCTGTGACTGAAGACAACACAGGTGTGTATGTGGTTTTCCAATTCAAGCACAGAGGCCACGACTTTGAACTGGGTCGTGTTTTTCTGTCCAAGTCGGAAAGAGCTGCTATTGCTG ACAAGCTGCGAGAAGGCGTGTCCATGGATGCAGTACTGGATAATGTGCGGTCCAACGTGGATGAGACATTCCACCGCATTAACCTGTTAAGCAAGCAGGATCTCCGCAAAATAATGAGGGATGCCAGAGTCTCGAAGACCGAGCGGCTGCACGATAATGACTATGTGAGCGTGCAACTCTGGGTTGAGAGGATGCATAGTGAAAAGGAAAACCCATTGCTCTTCTttaaacaccaaggacaacctgACAAAAAGTGA
- the LOC142557811 gene encoding uncharacterized protein LOC142557811, with protein MHLLDFGENGENIARKRTRSGLRNVEYSGRRHKIGMENQLFLVLVKLRVGLFHRHIGHLFNVSISTVSRIFSAVLDYIYLQVTEMTTWISRQAIDAAMPSAFKEKYPSTRVILDATEIRCDVPTSFVTQSQVYSSYKSTHTFKALIGISPHGVLTFVSELFTGCTSDRECVEKSGFLDLKFDTGDSVMADKGFKIKDLLQSKKVMLNIPPFLMHGQFTPAEVEETQEIAAIRIHVERKIKKIKGYHIFDRSIPISLVPLANQMWAVCAFLTNFQPSLLKEDTT; from the coding sequence ATGCATCTCCTTGATTTTGGGGAAAATGGTGAAAACATTGCACGCAAGCGTACGAGGAGCGGGCTACGAAATGTTGAGTATAGTGGTCGGCGACACAAGATTGGTATGGAGAACCAGCTCTTTCTTGTGCTTGTTAAACTTCGAGTTGGCTTATTTCACAGACACATCGGCCACTTGTTCAACGTCTCTATCAGCACAGTGTCAAGAATTTTTTCCGCAGTGCTTGACTATATCTATTTGCAGGTAACAGAAATGACAACATGGATATCACGACAAGCTATTGATGCTGCCATGCCATCTGCTTTCAAGGAAAAATATCCATCAACACGTGTCATCTTGGATGCCACTGAGATTAGATGTGATGTGCCAACATCTTTCGTGACGCAGTCACAAGTCTATTCCTCGTACAAGTCTACCCATACGTTCAAAGCACTCATAGGCATATCCCCTCATGGAGTACTGACTTTTGTTTCGGAACTATTTACTGGGTGTACGTCTGACAGAGAGTGTGTGGAGAAGAGTGGATTTTTAGACCTGAAGTTTGACACAGGTGACTCAGTCATGGCTGACAAGGGATTTAAAATAAAAGACCTGCTACAAAGCAAGAAAGTTATGCTGAACATTCCACCCTTCCTCATGCATGGGCAATTTACTCCCGCCGAAGTGGAGGAGACTCAGGAAATTGCAGCAATCAGGATACATGTGGAGAGGAAGATCAAGAAAATCAAGGGGTATCACATTTTTGACCGGTCGATTCCAATCTCCCTTGTACCCTTAGCGAATCAGATGTGGGCTGTGTGTGCCTTCCTTACAAACTTCCAGCCATCACTTCTAAAAGAAGACACAACCTGA
- the LOC142557812 gene encoding uncharacterized protein LOC142557812 isoform X2: MLIKFFLIAQRPSRASEKSLRYWREQTAGQVGMAMHLGEQDSNCESLVVSQNFVLCQDGLTPCHLMLSLSGLTGISRPSGSAHIWGVLNACFTSASGWPGIALSSGSAHCMKNCWSMRKCDLPDPHHRQLHCKKSGLAHGK; the protein is encoded by the exons CGGCCGTCTCGTGCTTCTGAAAAGAGCTTGCGGTATTGGCGTGAACAGACAG CTGGACAAGTCGGAATGGCAATGCACCTTGGAGAACAAGACTCGAATTGTGAAAGTCTGGTG GTttcacagaactttgttttatgtcaagatgggctgacaccatgtcacctgatgctgtcactctctg gTTTGACTGGCATTTCACgaccttcgggatcagcccacatatggggagtgcttaatgcttgcttcacttctgcctcgggttggcctggtattgcactttcttcgggatcggcccactgtatgaaaaattgttggtctatgcgCAAATGCGATCTGCCAGATCCTCaccatagacagcttcactgtaaaaaaagtgGTCTAGCTCACGGCAAATAG
- the LOC142557917 gene encoding uncharacterized protein LOC142557917, translating into MSHHSGKVIFPITGWKNDLAVLPPLSDRSVHEFYAGRSRTKRSYERSYNFHVESYVNVCALKTNVTQNSAGLIFLKAPCYRSKKKNAPPYSVMIALDTTRIIDGSCDCPAGKLACNHMIAVLRTAMLLQSKGFSEAPDQLSCTDLPQQWRIPRRSAIRGCPLQSVDWRKVKEGGTSAPKFALPKERRVRRRNRQEQEEAKQKFAQELLSFDPDNDFAKALLLTDEGDTVQSRFGLVSSLAPQSYQQSLLPHGFTVLLSGLQPANEEDSCESIPTVTFFESGTAWNPPAHLETNSVMQEICVTPLAAEALEKDSRQQAKSATWQQERRLRVTSSKFGAVLNRKEWTVKGLQNLTAARDLSRVAAVNYGIKMESLAAQRYEDALRRLGHAPTVSTCGLLVNPAFPWLGASPDRIVYDPTEQSYGVVEIKCPYSLRYHKASALLNTDFCSIIGDGVPELKRDHQYYHQLLGQMGVSELRWGDFVVYGADFILIERIRFNENEWKSAREVLDNFYFDTLLPYLSSTVI; encoded by the exons ATGTCGCACCATTCAGGGAAGGTAATTTTCCCCATCACTGGATGGAAGAACGACCTTGCCGTGTTACCTCCGCTGTCAGATCGGAGCGTACACGAATTTTATGCAGGACGATCGAGAACGAAACGAAGCTACGAACGAAGCTACAACTTTCACGTGGAATCGTACGTCAACGTATGTGCGCTGAAGACGAATGTCACCCAAAACAG CGCCGGGCTCATCTTCTTGAAGGCACCATGCTACCGAAGCAAAAAGAAGAACGCGCCCCCGTATTCCGTTATGATAGCATTGGACACGACACGCATCATCGATGGAAGCTGCGACTGCCCGGCAGGAAAGCTCGCCTGCAACCACATGATCGCTGTTTTGAGGACTGCCATGCTCCTACAGTCAAAGGGTTTCTCGGAGGCGCCGGACCAGCTCTCGTGCACGGATTTGCCTCAGCAATGGAGGATTCCCCGCAGAAGCGCGATCAGAGGATGCCCGCTTCAATCCGTGGACTGGCGCAAAGTGAAAGAAGGCGGGACTAGCGCGCCAAAGTTTGCCTTGCCGAAGGAGCGCCGTGTACGCCGTAGAAATCGGCAGGAGCAAGAAGAGGCGAAGCAAAAGTTTGCTCAAGAACTGCTTTCGTTTGACCCAGATAATGACTTCGCGAAAGCGCTCCTGCTGACCGACGAAGGCGACACCGTGCAGTCCCGGTTTGGGCTGGTGTCCTCATTGGCGCCACAGAGCTACCAGCAGTCCCTGCTGCCACACGGTTTCACCGTGCTTCTTTCTGGGTTACAACCAGCAAACGAAGAAGATTCTTGTGAAAGCATCCCGACTGTCACTTTCTTCGAAAGCGGCACAGCCTGGAATCCTCCAGCACACCTTGAGACAAACAGTGTTATGCAG GAGATATGTGTGACACCATTGGCAGCTGAAGCGCTTGAAAAGGACAGCCGCCAGCAGGCAAAAAGTGCAACATGGCAGCAGGAACGCCGGCTTCGTGTCACATCCTCCAAGTTTGGTGCGGTCCTGAATAGGAAGGAGTGGACTGTTAAGGGCCTGCAGAACCTCACAGCTGCGAGAGACCTTTCTAGAGTTGCTGCAGTCAA TTACGGCATCAAGATGGAGTCGCTAGCTGCTCAACGCTACGAGGATGCTCTACGTCGTCTGGGCCACGCTCCTACAGTTAGCACCTGTGGATTGCTGGTTAACCCAGCTTTTCCTTGGTTGGGTGCGTCGCCCGACAGGATTGTGTACGACCCCACAGAACAATCCTATGGTGTAGTGGAAATCAAGTGTCCCTACTCTTTACGTTACCACAAGGCGTCTGCCCTTCTAAACACTGATTTCTGTAGCATAATCGGGGATGGTGTACCAGAGCTTAAGAGGGACCACCAGTATTATCATCAACTGCTTGGGCAGATGGGTGTATCAGAGTTGCGCTGGGGTGACTTTGTGGTGTATGGAGCAGATTTTATTTTGATCGAAAGAATAAGATTTAATGAGAATGAATGGAAAAGTGCCAGAGAGGTGCTCGACAACTTTTACTTTGACACACTGCTGCCATACCTGTCGAGCACTGTAATCTGA
- the LOC142557812 gene encoding uncharacterized protein LOC142557812 isoform X1, with the protein MLIKFFLIAQRPSRASEKSLRYWREQTEFITCATHWRRQYELHFSLAGQVGMAMHLGEQDSNCESLVVSQNFVLCQDGLTPCHLMLSLSGLTGISRPSGSAHIWGVLNACFTSASGWPGIALSSGSAHCMKNCWSMRKCDLPDPHHRQLHCKKSGLAHGK; encoded by the exons CGGCCGTCTCGTGCTTCTGAAAAGAGCTTGCGGTATTGGCGTGAACAGACAG AGTTCATCACTTGTGCAACACATTGGCGGAGGCAATATGAACTGCATTTCTCACTAGCTGGACAAGTCGGAATGGCAATGCACCTTGGAGAACAAGACTCGAATTGTGAAAGTCTGGTG GTttcacagaactttgttttatgtcaagatgggctgacaccatgtcacctgatgctgtcactctctg gTTTGACTGGCATTTCACgaccttcgggatcagcccacatatggggagtgcttaatgcttgcttcacttctgcctcgggttggcctggtattgcactttcttcgggatcggcccactgtatgaaaaattgttggtctatgcgCAAATGCGATCTGCCAGATCCTCaccatagacagcttcactgtaaaaaaagtgGTCTAGCTCACGGCAAATAG
- the LOC142557812 gene encoding uncharacterized protein LOC142557812 isoform X6: protein MLIKFFLIAQRPSRASEKSLRYWREQTEFITCATHWRRQYELHFSLAGQVGMAMHLGEQDSNCESLVVSQNFVLCQDGLTPCHLMLSLSGTANTKGTSSGKPERPR from the exons CGGCCGTCTCGTGCTTCTGAAAAGAGCTTGCGGTATTGGCGTGAACAGACAG AGTTCATCACTTGTGCAACACATTGGCGGAGGCAATATGAACTGCATTTCTCACTAGCTGGACAAGTCGGAATGGCAATGCACCTTGGAGAACAAGACTCGAATTGTGAAAGTCTGGTG GTttcacagaactttgttttatgtcaagatgggctgacaccatgtcacctgatgctgtcactctctg GCACTGCAAATACGAAaggaacatcaagcggaaagccagagaggccGAGATAA